A genomic stretch from Qipengyuania pelagi includes:
- a CDS encoding multicopper oxidase family protein, whose translation MPDIDRPNFQDRRDFMKSAGLAATGFAALPLLGCDTQSRMSLDRSGASKPLAIPRLQAGTIERGERVFRLSLTPGEKEFVSDTPSPTIGIDASYLGPTLEMRRGEQVRFHIDNKLAEDATVHWHGFELPATADGGPHQLIRPGERWSPSFEIRQRASLYWYHSHLHRRAGPQVYTGLAAPIYVRDEEEDRLDLPSRYGVDDIPLVVQDRVIDGAGRLVYPLDMHSRMMGVMGERIYVNGTANAVFEAAAGPLRLRLLNGSNARFYTFSLEGDRPMQLIASDGGLLAAPSEVRSLTLAPGERAQVIVDLSEGRPLRLIASSPANAMGMMGGQGGGMMGGGMMGNRTGRERQGRTFSILDMRPSGSSTPVMLPPTLAALAAPDPSLAVRSRRFVLDMGMMGRGMSINGQTMDMDVINQRVPVGQWEIWEIANASMMAHPFHIHNVQFRLLDRDGRPPRAEEAGFKDTVIVNPREQVRLLLRFEENTDPDTPYMYHCHILEHEDAGMMGQFVVTAS comes from the coding sequence ATGCCCGATATCGACAGGCCCAACTTTCAGGATCGGCGCGATTTCATGAAGAGCGCCGGTCTCGCGGCGACGGGTTTCGCGGCGCTGCCGCTGCTGGGCTGCGATACGCAAAGCAGGATGTCGCTCGATCGATCAGGTGCAAGCAAACCTCTTGCCATACCTCGGCTACAGGCCGGAACGATCGAACGGGGCGAGCGTGTCTTTCGCCTCTCCCTCACACCTGGCGAGAAAGAATTCGTGTCCGACACTCCGTCTCCGACAATCGGCATCGATGCATCCTATCTCGGGCCCACCCTCGAAATGCGCCGCGGCGAACAGGTTCGCTTTCACATCGACAACAAGCTTGCCGAAGATGCGACCGTCCACTGGCATGGTTTCGAACTTCCCGCCACAGCGGATGGCGGGCCGCACCAGCTCATACGGCCCGGTGAGCGCTGGAGCCCGTCCTTCGAAATACGCCAGCGCGCTTCGTTATACTGGTATCATTCGCATCTGCATCGCCGGGCCGGACCACAGGTCTATACCGGACTTGCTGCCCCGATCTACGTGCGCGACGAGGAAGAGGATCGCCTCGATCTGCCGAGCCGGTACGGTGTAGATGACATACCGCTCGTCGTGCAGGATCGCGTGATCGACGGCGCGGGCCGCCTTGTTTACCCGCTCGATATGCACTCGCGGATGATGGGGGTGATGGGTGAGCGCATCTATGTGAACGGAACGGCCAATGCCGTTTTCGAGGCGGCCGCCGGTCCGCTGCGCCTGCGGCTTCTCAATGGATCGAATGCGCGGTTCTACACCTTCTCGCTCGAAGGTGATCGTCCGATGCAACTCATCGCAAGCGATGGCGGCCTGCTTGCCGCGCCAAGCGAGGTTCGCAGTCTTACCCTTGCCCCAGGCGAACGCGCACAAGTGATCGTCGATCTTTCCGAAGGGCGCCCGCTCCGGCTGATTGCCAGCAGCCCTGCTAACGCCATGGGCATGATGGGCGGGCAAGGCGGGGGTATGATGGGCGGCGGAATGATGGGAAACCGGACCGGTCGCGAGAGGCAGGGCCGCACATTTTCCATCCTCGATATGCGCCCCTCCGGCTCGTCGACTCCAGTGATGCTCCCGCCCACCCTCGCCGCGCTAGCCGCGCCAGACCCCTCGCTCGCCGTTCGCAGCCGCCGTTTCGTACTCGATATGGGCATGATGGGTCGGGGTATGTCGATCAACGGCCAGACCATGGACATGGATGTCATCAATCAGCGCGTACCGGTGGGTCAGTGGGAAATATGGGAAATCGCCAACGCATCGATGATGGCGCATCCCTTTCATATTCATAACGTGCAGTTCCGCTTGCTCGACCGGGACGGCCGGCCTCCGCGGGCGGAAGAGGCGGGCTTCAAGGACACCGTTATCGTCAACCCGCGTGAACAGGTCAGGCTGCTGCTACGGTTCGAAGAGAATACCGATCCCGACACTCCCTACATGTATCACTGTCATATCCTCGAGCACGAGGACGCAGGCATGATGGGGCAGTTCGTGGTCACGGCCAGTTAG
- a CDS encoding heavy metal translocating P-type ATPase: MSDGHNAIEGTATDPVCGMSVKMDGARFIDRHKGGDHYFCSSRCLDKFRADPEMYLSKAHLDAVEDVPEGTIYTCPMHPEIRQPGPGSCPICGMALEPETVTLNEGPDPELVDMRRRFWWSALFTLPLFAYAMGDMIPSRPFDQIIEPASAQWLQLLLATPVVLWGGWPFFTRALQSVRTMNLNMFTLIGFGVAIAYLFSLVATLAPDIFPEAFRDHAGRVGVYYEAAAVITTLVLLGQVLELKARGSTSSALRALLELAPPTAMKIFGRGDEREVPLDELTSGDLLRVRPGDKVPVDGTLEDGSSAIDESMISGEPIPVKKSAGDPVIGGTVNQTGSFTMRATQVGADTMLSKIVQMVAEAQRSRAPIQRLADQVTGWFVPIVVLVAIVSFVVWAIWGPAPALAYALVNAVAVLIIACPCALGLATPMSIMTGTGKGAQHGILIKNAEALETLEKIDTLVVDKTGTLTRGKPDLVDVKPQPNFDEQELLSLVAAVERGSEHPLAHAIVEGAQNRGAAILDASDIESVTGEGIQANVDKRLVAIGNEKMMERMGALEEGWRSTADEGRSLGQTVMFVAVDGAPAGLIAVADPIKATSRTAIAALHERGIKIVMLTGDSEATARAVASQVGIDEVEANVSPEDKHRKIEQLKSEGRRVAMAGDGINDAPALAASHVGIAMGTGTDVAIESAGVTLVRGDLVGVVQALVLSRATMRNIRQNLFFAFAYNALGIPVAAGVLYPWTGLLLNPMIAAAAMSLSSVSVIGNALRLRGLALPKFDT; this comes from the coding sequence ATGAGCGATGGGCACAATGCGATCGAGGGTACGGCGACCGACCCCGTTTGCGGAATGAGCGTGAAGATGGACGGCGCCCGCTTCATCGATCGACACAAGGGTGGCGACCATTACTTCTGCTCCTCGCGCTGCCTCGACAAGTTCCGCGCGGATCCGGAGATGTATCTTTCAAAGGCGCACCTCGATGCTGTCGAGGATGTCCCGGAAGGTACGATATACACCTGTCCGATGCATCCGGAGATCCGGCAGCCGGGGCCGGGCTCCTGCCCGATATGCGGGATGGCCCTCGAACCCGAAACGGTCACCTTGAACGAGGGTCCCGATCCCGAACTGGTCGACATGCGGCGAAGGTTCTGGTGGAGCGCGCTCTTCACCCTGCCGCTCTTCGCTTATGCGATGGGCGACATGATCCCGTCGCGACCGTTCGATCAGATCATCGAACCCGCTTCCGCGCAGTGGCTGCAGCTTCTGCTGGCCACTCCGGTGGTGCTTTGGGGCGGCTGGCCCTTCTTCACCCGCGCGCTGCAATCAGTCCGAACCATGAACCTCAACATGTTCACCCTGATCGGCTTCGGCGTTGCCATCGCTTATCTGTTCAGCCTTGTGGCAACCCTCGCCCCGGACATCTTTCCCGAGGCATTCCGCGATCATGCGGGCCGGGTCGGCGTCTATTACGAGGCCGCAGCGGTTATCACGACCCTCGTGCTGCTCGGGCAGGTGCTCGAGCTCAAGGCGCGCGGATCGACATCGAGCGCCTTGCGAGCGCTTCTCGAACTCGCACCCCCGACCGCGATGAAGATCTTCGGTCGCGGGGACGAGCGCGAAGTACCGCTCGATGAATTGACGTCGGGGGACCTGCTGCGCGTGCGTCCGGGCGACAAGGTCCCCGTCGATGGCACGCTCGAGGATGGAAGCAGTGCCATCGACGAATCCATGATCAGTGGCGAACCCATTCCCGTCAAGAAAAGCGCTGGCGATCCCGTGATCGGGGGCACTGTCAACCAGACCGGCAGCTTCACCATGCGCGCGACGCAGGTCGGCGCGGACACCATGCTCTCGAAGATCGTGCAGATGGTGGCGGAGGCGCAGCGCAGCCGGGCACCGATCCAGCGGCTCGCCGACCAGGTCACCGGATGGTTCGTACCCATCGTCGTCCTTGTCGCTATCGTGAGTTTTGTCGTCTGGGCCATCTGGGGACCGGCACCGGCCCTTGCCTACGCGCTCGTCAACGCGGTCGCCGTTCTGATCATCGCGTGTCCCTGCGCGCTCGGACTGGCGACGCCGATGTCGATCATGACCGGTACCGGCAAGGGCGCGCAGCACGGGATCCTGATCAAGAACGCCGAAGCGCTCGAAACGCTGGAAAAGATCGATACGCTGGTCGTCGACAAGACCGGAACGCTGACCCGGGGCAAGCCTGATCTTGTCGACGTAAAACCGCAGCCAAATTTCGACGAGCAGGAATTGCTGAGCCTTGTCGCTGCCGTTGAGAGAGGAAGCGAGCATCCGCTCGCCCACGCGATCGTGGAAGGGGCTCAAAACAGGGGCGCTGCCATTCTCGACGCTTCCGATATCGAATCCGTGACCGGCGAAGGTATCCAGGCAAATGTCGACAAGCGCCTGGTCGCGATCGGGAATGAAAAGATGATGGAGCGTATGGGGGCGCTCGAAGAAGGCTGGCGGTCAACGGCGGACGAAGGCCGAAGCCTCGGACAGACGGTGATGTTCGTGGCCGTGGACGGGGCACCGGCAGGCCTTATCGCGGTCGCCGATCCGATCAAGGCAACCAGCCGCACCGCTATTGCCGCGTTGCATGAGCGCGGCATCAAGATCGTGATGCTTACCGGCGACAGCGAAGCCACCGCGCGTGCGGTAGCAAGCCAGGTCGGTATCGACGAAGTCGAAGCGAACGTCTCGCCCGAGGACAAACATCGCAAGATCGAGCAGTTGAAGAGCGAGGGTCGCCGGGTCGCTATGGCCGGCGACGGCATAAACGACGCACCCGCGCTTGCCGCTTCGCATGTCGGCATCGCGATGGGAACGGGTACCGATGTCGCGATCGAAAGCGCGGGCGTGACATTGGTGCGCGGCGACCTCGTCGGCGTTGTTCAGGCGCTCGTCCTGTCTCGGGCCACTATGCGCAACATCAGGCAGAACCTGTTCTTTGCCTTTGCGTATAATGCGCTCGGCATACCGGTCGCAGCAGGTGTCCTCTATCCATGGACCGGGTTGCTTTTGAACCCGATGATCGCGGCCGCAGCGATGAGCCTGTCTTCGGTATCGGTGATCGGCAACGCCCTGCGCCTGCGCGGCCTCGCTCTTCCCAAATTCGATACCTGA